AATCGGGAGAGGAACATCGCCAAATAGACGATGCTTCCCGTACCAATGAATAGGATCCAGACGGTGGCCTCAGTAGAGAAAAAGATGCCTGACAAGCCGATGAGTAGCCAGATGATTAGTCCTGCTAGAGGTGTAGCGATGAACGGGCGGTTAGAAAATTCGATTCTGTGTTGCTCTAGTGTTAGCATGGTTTGGGGTGATTATTGTTTGGAGAGGAAATCGGTCGTCTGCTGCACGAAGAACATAGGGTCGTCCCACATGATGAAGTGCTTGCCTTGGTCGGAGAGTACAATCTGTACGTCTTCCAGTTCGCTGTATTGATTTTGGAAGTTGGTAAGGGTCATCTCTTTGGTGACGCCATATTGGAGGTAGGCGATGTATGCGCCTAGTACGAGTACGGGCTTGTTGATCTGAGCGATATCGTCTCGTAGGTCGGTCGTGTAGAGATCGTACATGGCTTGCCCTACCGTGGACCGGTCACTGGCAGCACCCCACTGCATGGCAGTATCGATATTTGCTTCGTCAGTGATCATGGAGTGCAGGTACATGCGCTGTTGTTCGGCGTATTGTTCTGGCGGTATGTTTTGTTGTGCAGTGATCATGTTTTTAGCCGCGGGCTTCATGGATTCTTCGGTGGCTTGGGGATTTTGGATCTTAGCGAGGAAGGGGAGCGCATCTACTATCACGGCTTTGCTGAATAGTTCGGGTTCTCGGGATAGTATGTCCAGAGCGAGGAATCCTCCCAGACTGTGTCCGATGACGATGGGTTGACGGAGTTGGTTGTCTCGTACATAGCGAATCAGTTCGTCAGATATCTGAGGGGTGAAGCCCTCCGATAGATCGATGGCGGGTTGCCCGGCAAAACCTGGTAGTGTGATCACATGGCAAGTATAATTTTGCTGGAATTGGCTGACTGCAGCATCCCAGACCGCTCCATCGCAGGCGAGCCCAGGAATGAAGAGGATGTCCTGTCCTTGGCCAGATAGATCAATACGAAAAGAGTAGTCCTGTGCCTTGGAGACGGAGGACAGTGCTGTGAAGATGCCGATGAGTACGGCGATCCAGGGTGTCAGTGGATTTTTAGAGGGGCAAATTCGATTTTTCATGGTGTGTTTGTTTTTGTTGATGAATCAAAACTAGAGGGAGCGACACTTGAATCATATCAACTTGTAGGGAGCGGTCGAGCAGGCCGCTGAGTGGTCGGGGGAGTGGCGTAGGGTCGTATCGCACTGAGATACATTGGAAAAACCTGAATAGTTGGAGGCAATTGATGGAGATGTTTTTGACAATACGGAAATAAGCGTATTTTTGATGGTACCCTAAATGACCATAATGATCTACAACCGCATAGCTATTTCCCTTTCTTTCCTTTTTTCCTTTTTCCAGACCTTTGCTCAACTGCCCCAAATGGATGTGAAGCATTATCGCTTTGAGGTCAAATTGTCCAATGAGAGTAACCTACTGCACAACCGAGCAGCCATCACAGTAGATGTGCCCGAGGGGATGGATACGATTCGTTTGGATCTTGCCAATCAAATGATCATCAAAAAAATAGAGATGGAAAAGCGTCCTGTGGCGTTTGTACATCGAGAAGACGTGGTATACATCGTGGTACCCCGGGGGATGGCGCTTGCGAGGACTGTGGAGATTGATATCCAGTACCGCGGCGTCCCGAGAGACGGATTGGTGATATCCGAAAACAAATATGGAGACCGTACATTTTTTACAGATCACTGGCCCAACCGAGCGAGTCAATGGCTGCCCGTGGTGGATCATCCTAGCGAA
The DNA window shown above is from Reichenbachiella sp. 5M10 and carries:
- a CDS encoding alpha/beta fold hydrolase, whose product is MKNRICPSKNPLTPWIAVLIGIFTALSSVSKAQDYSFRIDLSGQGQDILFIPGLACDGAVWDAAVSQFQQNYTCHVITLPGFAGQPAIDLSEGFTPQISDELIRYVRDNQLRQPIVIGHSLGGFLALDILSREPELFSKAVIVDALPFLAKIQNPQATEESMKPAAKNMITAQQNIPPEQYAEQQRMYLHSMITDEANIDTAMQWGAASDRSTVGQAMYDLYTTDLRDDIAQINKPVLVLGAYIAYLQYGVTKEMTLTNFQNQYSELEDVQIVLSDQGKHFIMWDDPMFFVQQTTDFLSKQ